A single region of the Lactobacillus xylocopicola genome encodes:
- the fni gene encoding type 2 isopentenyl-diphosphate Delta-isomerase, with product MSIRSKRKEEHLTLASKFYQPHQVNSFDQMHLVRPALPEARLNLAAIRTKMFGKDLAAPFFINAMTGGSARSLVINRALGQVARQAQIALALGSASILVKEEKQLASFMVAREENPTGVVIANINAKTSPTAAQKIVTELAADAIQIHLNTVQEIAMPEGERDFHWLANLRELRQVLTVPIIIKEVGFGLDEATMVLLHREGFDLVDIAGAGGTNFAQIENARNPADLSYLADLGLPTVVSAVMASRAQVDFVVSGGVRNPLDVLKGLCLGGKYVGISNFFLQTLLDHDAAYLLQLIQAWQQELAGLLAVYGQADLDNLAAIKSYYDLPLKNVLDQLN from the coding sequence ATGTCAATCAGATCTAAGCGCAAAGAAGAGCACCTTACTTTAGCTAGCAAGTTTTACCAGCCTCATCAGGTTAACAGTTTTGACCAAATGCATTTGGTCCGGCCGGCGTTGCCGGAAGCACGTCTTAACTTAGCAGCTATCAGAACTAAAATGTTTGGCAAGGATTTAGCGGCCCCCTTTTTTATTAATGCCATGACGGGCGGCTCAGCCAGGTCCCTGGTAATTAACCGGGCACTTGGTCAAGTTGCTCGCCAAGCACAGATTGCCCTAGCTCTGGGTTCAGCCAGCATTCTAGTCAAGGAAGAAAAGCAGCTAGCCAGCTTTATGGTTGCTCGTGAAGAAAACCCAACTGGCGTAGTTATTGCCAATATTAATGCCAAGACTAGTCCTACGGCTGCTCAAAAAATCGTGACTGAATTAGCGGCTGATGCAATTCAAATTCACCTCAACACAGTCCAAGAAATAGCCATGCCAGAAGGGGAACGAGATTTCCATTGGTTAGCAAATTTACGTGAATTGCGCCAGGTCTTGACTGTACCCATAATTATCAAGGAAGTTGGTTTTGGTCTAGATGAAGCAACTATGGTCTTGCTCCACCGCGAGGGTTTTGACTTGGTTGACATTGCCGGTGCTGGTGGCACTAACTTTGCTCAGATTGAAAATGCCCGTAATCCTGCCGACCTCTCCTATTTGGCCGACCTGGGCCTGCCCACTGTCGTCTCAGCCGTGATGGCTAGCCGCGCCCAAGTCGATTTCGTGGTTTCTGGCGGGGTGCGAAACCCGCTAGACGTGTTAAAGGGGCTTTGTTTAGGCGGTAAGTATGTTGGCATTTCCAACTTTTTTTTGCAAACTTTGCTTGACCACGATGCTGCCTACCTGCTACAGCTGATTCAGGCTTGGCAGCAAGAACTTGCGGGGTTGCTTGCTGTCTATGGTCAAGCAGATCTGGATAACTTGGCAGCGATTAAGAGCTATTATGACTTGCCGTTAAAGAACGTACTTGACCAACTAAATTAA
- a CDS encoding HAD family hydrolase produces the protein MIKLIATDMDGTWLTDEKTYDEDLFLREFALMQEQGIKFVVASGNQFENLYSRFPQVANKLYYVAENGALVAKGRQVIHVSSLSEQDWQTILAIIKRFDEKVTVSGLASAYVLTKDGADFAQELKKYYEKLTLVDNFEHLDDKILKATFEVADEQLPVMLALLEREYPQLSFVAGSANSIDMSTKGLNKATGLKYLATKLKINPREMVAFGDSGNDVGMLKYVGRSYATGTALPSAKRAANHVIGSSNQSAVQKEIWRLLTE, from the coding sequence ATGATTAAGTTAATTGCAACAGACATGGACGGTACCTGGTTAACCGATGAAAAAACCTATGATGAAGACCTGTTCTTGCGCGAATTCGCTCTCATGCAAGAGCAGGGGATTAAATTCGTCGTGGCCAGCGGTAACCAATTCGAAAATCTCTATTCACGCTTTCCCCAGGTAGCTAATAAACTGTACTATGTTGCTGAAAATGGTGCTCTGGTGGCCAAGGGCCGGCAGGTTATCCACGTCAGTAGTTTGTCCGAGCAAGATTGGCAAACTATTTTAGCAATAATTAAGCGATTCGATGAAAAAGTAACCGTTTCTGGCCTGGCTAGTGCCTATGTTTTAACTAAAGACGGTGCTGACTTTGCCCAAGAATTAAAAAAATACTACGAAAAACTCACCCTGGTCGATAACTTTGAGCACTTAGACGATAAAATCCTCAAGGCCACCTTTGAAGTGGCTGACGAGCAGCTACCGGTGATGCTGGCACTTTTAGAGCGCGAATACCCGCAGCTTAGCTTTGTGGCTGGTTCGGCGAATTCAATTGATATGTCAACTAAGGGGCTAAATAAGGCAACCGGGTTGAAGTACCTGGCAACTAAGCTGAAGATTAATCCCCGTGAAATGGTTGCCTTTGGCGATAGCGGAAACGATGTCGGCATGCTTAAATATGTGGGCCGGAGCTATGCCACTGGAACGGCTCTACCTAGTGCTAAGCGGGCAGCTAACCACGTGATTGGCTCCAGCAACCAAAGTGCTGTCCAAAAAGAAATCTGGCGTCTGCTAACAGAATAA
- a CDS encoding RsmB/NOP family class I SAM-dependent RNA methyltransferase: MLNLPTTFCQKYRDLLGEGQAEELFAAMADAPQKAYRINQLKSFQQVSYSQARPVPGISNAWYGQVGGRDPEWVSGTVYSQEPAAMFPAYSAAVQPGDRVLDLCAAPGGKSTAIGEALRGQGLLVANEISASRAQILRENIERWGIANALVTSAAPASLAAQFPQFFDKILVDAPCSGEGMFRKNPAAAQYWSQDYVLTCQRRQQEILLAAVKMLKPGGELIYSTCTFAPEENEQIVSWLVEQFDFQVQPLALRGVKVASGRPEWAQGETCLSQTIRFWPFDGLGEGQFVAKLRLPGQETQPCPSPKKKLAKPKIPQGGLTRSEQELVATVLDYFTLPTCLAEWANRSRVSHGHVFIPVLPPANLHVKVVNNGSELGLLKKNRFEPGHQLAMLLGQVKQERVIDLSAAAYLSYLHGETLPVKTALRGFVLVSYHNFIFSFGKVAGNGILKNFYPKGLRILKKD; encoded by the coding sequence ATGCTTAACTTACCCACTACTTTTTGTCAAAAATACCGCGATTTACTGGGTGAAGGCCAAGCCGAAGAACTTTTTGCGGCAATGGCTGATGCGCCCCAAAAGGCTTACCGTATCAACCAGTTAAAGTCATTTCAACAAGTATCATATTCCCAAGCCAGGCCCGTCCCAGGCATCAGCAATGCTTGGTATGGCCAAGTTGGCGGCCGCGATCCGGAATGGGTCAGTGGCACCGTGTATTCGCAAGAACCGGCCGCAATGTTTCCAGCATACAGCGCTGCGGTCCAGCCGGGCGACCGAGTACTTGACCTCTGTGCTGCTCCAGGGGGCAAAAGTACTGCTATTGGAGAGGCTTTGCGCGGGCAAGGGTTACTTGTGGCCAACGAAATTTCAGCCAGTCGTGCCCAAATTTTACGTGAAAACATTGAACGCTGGGGAATTGCGAATGCACTAGTTACTAGTGCAGCACCAGCAAGTTTAGCTGCTCAATTTCCCCAGTTTTTTGATAAAATACTCGTGGACGCACCCTGCAGCGGCGAGGGTATGTTCCGCAAGAATCCAGCTGCAGCGCAGTATTGGTCACAGGATTACGTCCTCACGTGCCAGCGCCGGCAACAGGAAATTTTACTTGCAGCAGTCAAGATGCTGAAACCAGGAGGGGAGTTAATCTACTCGACCTGTACTTTTGCGCCAGAAGAAAATGAACAGATCGTTTCTTGGCTAGTGGAACAGTTTGACTTCCAGGTTCAACCGCTGGCATTAAGAGGAGTTAAGGTGGCTAGTGGCCGGCCTGAATGGGCCCAGGGCGAGACTTGCTTAAGCCAGACTATCCGCTTTTGGCCCTTTGACGGCTTGGGTGAAGGGCAATTCGTCGCTAAATTAAGGCTACCTGGTCAGGAAACACAACCATGCCCGTCCCCGAAAAAAAAGCTGGCTAAGCCCAAAATTCCGCAAGGGGGGCTAACCCGGTCTGAACAAGAACTGGTGGCGACTGTACTTGATTACTTCACCTTACCAACTTGCCTGGCAGAGTGGGCTAACCGCAGCCGCGTTAGTCACGGCCATGTCTTTATACCAGTTCTACCGCCGGCTAACTTACATGTTAAGGTGGTCAACAATGGTAGCGAGTTGGGGTTGTTAAAGAAAAACCGCTTTGAACCCGGTCACCAACTCGCAATGCTACTAGGGCAGGTCAAGCAAGAGCGGGTAATTGACCTTAGTGCAGCCGCTTATTTAAGCTATTTACACGGTGAAACACTACCAGTTAAAACAGCACTGCGGGGATTCGTTTTGGTCAGCTACCACAACTTCATTTTTAGTTTTGGCAAAGTAGCTGGTAATGGTATCTTAAAGAATTTTTATCCTAAAGGATTGCGAATATTAAAGAAAGATTGA
- a CDS encoding ABC transporter permease has protein sequence MKVKKFILIIILFLSFLGIGSMLSNIQSNQADQLLEAYGLSNNTRYFKVQSKQTVGAFLRFLQKKYPKRKIQIHLASQHERNQTLIWSNHDVVTLPTENGRYFTRDDFKGKVSFAVLGQNARVKTLQVQNNQYVDLGNKYYTVIGTFKHYRQMKQNEYYLTTGPQQPTGRFKLQNYVIIIDSSVKISRQLAAHYGAKLKTPPFVKKHQNRKFSVVKEILLAIGLIIFAGSCNFFLALIDWETVKKTHLNGKLLLNWLVNRGIRIMLIELLLALAAYFFLCWRAFFSNTQHLLGLLLACWLLVSIAFTSSIFYLTRRSDPHA, from the coding sequence ATGAAAGTTAAAAAATTTATATTAATCATTATCCTTTTTCTGTCTTTTTTAGGCATCGGTAGCATGTTATCCAACATTCAGTCTAACCAGGCAGACCAACTCTTAGAAGCATACGGTCTCAGCAACAATACCCGCTACTTTAAAGTACAAAGTAAGCAAACGGTTGGTGCATTTTTGCGTTTTTTACAAAAAAAGTACCCCAAACGCAAGATTCAAATTCACTTAGCCAGTCAGCATGAGCGCAATCAGACTTTGATCTGGTCCAATCACGATGTAGTTACCTTGCCAACTGAAAACGGGCGCTACTTTACCCGGGACGATTTCAAAGGTAAGGTTTCATTCGCAGTCTTGGGCCAAAATGCCCGCGTCAAAACACTACAAGTTCAAAATAACCAGTACGTCGACTTGGGTAACAAGTATTATACGGTAATTGGTACATTCAAGCATTACCGGCAAATGAAACAAAACGAATACTATCTAACCACTGGCCCCCAGCAGCCAACAGGCCGGTTTAAATTGCAAAACTATGTAATCATTATTGATAGTTCAGTTAAAATAAGCCGCCAACTAGCTGCACATTATGGCGCTAAACTGAAAACACCACCCTTTGTCAAAAAACATCAAAACCGGAAGTTTTCGGTAGTTAAGGAGATTTTACTGGCCATTGGTCTAATCATATTCGCGGGCAGCTGTAACTTTTTCCTGGCCTTAATTGACTGGGAAACCGTTAAAAAGACTCATCTGAACGGCAAGCTCTTGCTTAACTGGCTCGTCAATCGCGGTATCAGAATAATGTTAATTGAGTTATTGCTAGCCCTAGCAGCTTACTTTTTCCTGTGCTGGCGAGCCTTTTTTTCCAATACACAGCACCTGCTTGGGCTACTTTTAGCTTGTTGGTTGCTGGTTTCAATTGCTTTCACCAGCAGTATTTTTTATCTAACGCGCAGGAGCGACCCACATGCTTAA
- a CDS encoding SAM-dependent methyltransferase: protein MTSSKTNFLAKINELDAELADHEVHAQAKVVQELVATIAQAQIPATAPQALGFAPAELEQIMARTAPAKKTQVKVINQLFNSLRQFLAIHYGVWSVPNLTTARLIKDQLHIKQALEIMAGNALWSKALNLAGIATVATDSLEWAKTSKTGSRPSVAVIDASAPAAIERFAAVQLIICSWAPNFDHSDLEAVHAWRKYNPNAHLLFVGERNGATNSAAFWHSMHFLHSEGLQRINRSFNSFDFINEQIFELKHES, encoded by the coding sequence ATGACTTCTTCTAAAACGAACTTTCTAGCAAAAATCAATGAACTAGATGCCGAGCTGGCCGACCATGAAGTCCACGCGCAGGCAAAAGTAGTTCAGGAGCTGGTAGCTACGATTGCGCAAGCCCAAATACCGGCTACCGCACCTCAAGCACTGGGCTTTGCACCTGCTGAGCTTGAACAAATTATGGCTCGCACTGCACCAGCTAAAAAAACTCAGGTTAAGGTTATCAACCAGCTCTTTAACAGCCTGCGCCAGTTTTTAGCAATTCACTACGGTGTCTGGTCCGTCCCCAATTTGACTACGGCCAGGTTAATCAAGGACCAGTTGCACATCAAGCAGGCGCTAGAAATTATGGCTGGCAATGCTCTATGGTCTAAGGCCCTGAACCTAGCCGGAATTGCAACTGTAGCAACCGACTCGCTTGAATGGGCTAAAACTTCTAAGACGGGGTCCCGACCAAGTGTTGCCGTCATTGATGCGTCTGCCCCGGCGGCCATCGAACGATTTGCCGCAGTCCAGCTGATTATCTGTTCCTGGGCTCCCAACTTTGACCATAGCGACCTTGAAGCAGTTCATGCTTGGCGGAAGTACAACCCCAATGCACACTTGCTCTTTGTTGGTGAGCGGAACGGAGCAACCAACTCGGCTGCCTTTTGGCATTCCATGCACTTTCTCCATTCAGAGGGTTTGCAGCGCATCAATCGTTCTTTTAACAGTTTTGATTTTATTAATGAACAGATATTTGAGCTAAAACATGAAAGTTAA
- a CDS encoding LBP_cg2779 family protein yields the protein MNKQLEELSAAIIAYQVKHQITDTGLAFACHLSVEKIHAMKAGVGEFTSEEINQLYDYMAASR from the coding sequence ATGAATAAGCAACTAGAAGAATTATCCGCTGCAATTATCGCATATCAAGTTAAGCATCAGATCACTGATACGGGCTTGGCTTTTGCCTGCCACTTATCCGTGGAAAAGATTCACGCCATGAAGGCCGGCGTAGGGGAGTTTACCTCGGAGGAGATTAACCAACTCTATGACTACATGGCCGCTAGTCGCTAA
- the lepB gene encoding signal peptidase I: MAKTKRKKQAEEESLGKFLFDVVVMMAVFLGIFYLVFTFVLSNNRVDGGSMQPTLENNQRLFAIRHFTPKRNEIVVLKAPKAAQDAPGALYIKRVIGLPGDKLVSKNDQLYVNGKRLSEPYLNNQYKRAANHAGHTYTNNFTYKVPKGYYYVMGDHRDISKDSHIFGPVKRANLIGKVFFRYWPLNQMQGY, translated from the coding sequence ATGGCTAAAACAAAAAGAAAAAAACAAGCTGAAGAAGAAAGTCTAGGCAAGTTTCTCTTCGATGTTGTGGTAATGATGGCAGTATTCTTAGGCATCTTCTACCTCGTATTCACCTTTGTGTTATCTAATAATCGGGTCGATGGTGGTTCAATGCAGCCTACCTTGGAAAATAATCAGCGCTTGTTTGCCATTCGGCACTTTACGCCTAAGCGTAATGAAATCGTCGTCTTAAAGGCACCAAAAGCCGCCCAAGATGCTCCTGGTGCCCTTTACATTAAGCGGGTCATTGGTCTGCCAGGGGACAAACTTGTTTCTAAAAATGATCAGCTGTATGTTAACGGCAAACGTTTATCTGAACCCTATCTGAATAACCAATACAAACGGGCCGCTAATCATGCCGGCCACACCTACACCAACAACTTCACCTATAAAGTGCCTAAAGGATACTATTATGTAATGGGTGATCATCGTGACATTTCTAAAGACTCTCATATTTTTGGACCCGTAAAGCGGGCAAACTTAATTGGCAAGGTCTTCTTTAGGTACTGGCCACTTAACCAAATGCAGGGCTATTAG
- a CDS encoding ATP-binding cassette domain-containing protein gives MANLLEISDLSYKKNQRTILADINLDLTPGKIVALLGENGAGKTTLMRIICSMAKNYQGVVKVAGFSREAERKEHTSFTDGLTGFGGSTKVKEIVKFFEVIYQDFDKEEFSLLLEFMRLNQDMRLSQMSKGMREKLVIALTFARKADLYLLDEPFSGIDAMARKKIINSIIRWKDEQATILISDHFVNEIASMLDEVVIIKGNTIYAHKSTEEIRANNVSVEEYYEGLYQGEEE, from the coding sequence ATGGCAAATCTTTTAGAAATCAGTGATTTAAGCTATAAGAAGAACCAAAGAACAATTTTAGCGGATATCAACCTCGACCTGACTCCCGGTAAGATCGTGGCCCTTCTGGGTGAGAATGGGGCGGGTAAAACCACCCTCATGCGGATTATCTGTAGCATGGCCAAGAATTACCAGGGAGTAGTTAAGGTCGCTGGCTTTAGCCGCGAAGCTGAGCGCAAGGAACATACTTCCTTTACCGATGGTTTAACGGGCTTTGGTGGCTCAACCAAGGTCAAAGAAATTGTGAAGTTTTTTGAAGTGATTTACCAAGACTTTGACAAGGAAGAGTTTAGCTTACTGCTTGAATTCATGCGGTTGAACCAAGACATGCGATTATCGCAAATGTCAAAGGGGATGCGTGAAAAGTTGGTTATTGCTTTGACCTTTGCCCGTAAAGCTGACCTCTATTTATTGGATGAGCCCTTCTCTGGGATTGATGCTATGGCCCGCAAGAAGATTATTAACTCGATCATTCGCTGGAAGGACGAACAAGCCACCATTCTAATTTCGGACCACTTTGTTAATGAGATTGCTTCGATGCTCGATGAGGTAGTCATTATTAAGGGCAACACCATCTATGCACACAAGTCGACTGAAGAAATTAGGGCTAACAACGTGAGCGTTGAAGAATACTACGAGGGGCTTTACCAGGGGGAGGAAGAATAA
- a CDS encoding GntR family transcriptional regulator produces the protein MEFKDNIPIYLQIKQYLYRQIITGKLQPGKKIPSVRDLAVQLTVNVNTVQRALQQMNVEGILYTKRGEGNFVTSDTDLLAQTKQKLINSELAKFVQSMKELGVESDQVSTILQEYIK, from the coding sequence GTGGAATTCAAGGATAACATTCCCATCTACCTGCAAATCAAGCAGTACCTCTACCGGCAAATTATTACTGGCAAGCTGCAACCCGGTAAAAAAATCCCCTCGGTGCGTGACCTGGCCGTACAGCTGACAGTTAATGTCAATACGGTTCAAAGGGCTCTGCAACAAATGAATGTTGAGGGTATTTTATATACCAAAAGGGGCGAAGGTAACTTCGTAACCTCTGATACTGACTTGCTGGCGCAGACCAAGCAGAAATTGATTAATAGTGAATTAGCAAAATTTGTCCAAAGTATGAAGGAGTTGGGCGTGGAAAGCGACCAAGTTAGTACAATTTTGCAAGAATACATAAAGTAG
- the pepT gene encoding peptidase T: MEYSNLLPRFLKYVKVNSRSDEHAERFPSSKREEDFQKQVIMPELKELGLADVHYNQQAGCVIAEIPATIDREVPVMGFLAHCDTADFNATNVQPQVHENYDGQSKIQLGDSDFYLDPEIFPKLKNYRGQTIITASGDTLLGGDDKCGIAELVTLAEYLLNHPEIKHGKIRLAFTPDEEIGTGASHFDVADFGAEFAFTVDGEAPGKLDWGTFSAAQFGLDIQGVNVHPAVAKGQMINAIQVGIDFQKQLPQDEVPEKTAGRQGFFHLMNFSGTVDNAHLDYIIRDFERTGLKQRKQLVQSLVNKMNKDFGVERIKLKMWDQYYNMADELEKRMDIVNLARAAYQAEGLTINEEPVRGGTDGSQLTYMGLPCPNLFAGEENMHGRFEYTVLESMYQAVDVMVNMVKMNAENHH; this comes from the coding sequence ATGGAATATTCAAATTTATTGCCGCGGTTTTTAAAGTACGTTAAGGTTAATTCGCGCTCGGATGAACATGCCGAGCGATTTCCATCAAGCAAGCGTGAAGAGGACTTCCAGAAGCAAGTGATTATGCCCGAGCTGAAAGAATTAGGCTTGGCGGATGTCCATTATAACCAGCAAGCGGGCTGTGTAATCGCCGAAATTCCGGCCACTATTGACCGTGAGGTACCAGTTATGGGCTTTTTAGCCCATTGTGATACTGCTGATTTTAATGCCACAAATGTGCAACCGCAGGTGCATGAAAACTATGATGGTCAATCGAAAATTCAGTTAGGCGATTCAGACTTCTACCTTGATCCAGAAATCTTTCCTAAGCTCAAAAACTACCGCGGTCAAACTATTATTACTGCATCAGGCGATACCTTACTAGGGGGCGATGATAAGTGCGGGATAGCTGAACTGGTCACTTTGGCGGAATATCTGCTGAATCATCCAGAAATAAAGCATGGCAAGATTCGGCTCGCCTTCACCCCAGATGAGGAAATTGGCACCGGGGCCAGTCATTTTGATGTGGCCGATTTTGGTGCTGAATTCGCCTTCACCGTTGACGGTGAAGCGCCCGGTAAACTCGACTGGGGTACTTTTTCAGCGGCCCAATTCGGACTTGATATCCAGGGGGTCAACGTCCACCCAGCAGTTGCTAAAGGACAGATGATTAACGCGATTCAGGTGGGAATAGACTTCCAAAAGCAGCTGCCCCAGGACGAAGTCCCTGAAAAAACCGCTGGTCGCCAAGGCTTCTTTCACCTAATGAACTTTTCCGGAACGGTCGATAATGCCCACTTGGACTATATCATCCGCGACTTTGAGCGCACCGGTCTAAAGCAACGCAAGCAGCTAGTGCAGTCACTGGTTAATAAGATGAATAAAGACTTTGGCGTTGAGCGGATTAAGTTAAAAATGTGGGATCAATACTACAACATGGCTGATGAACTTGAAAAGCGAATGGACATCGTCAATTTGGCTAGAGCAGCCTACCAGGCCGAGGGCCTAACAATTAATGAGGAGCCGGTTAGGGGCGGAACCGATGGTTCACAGTTGACCTACATGGGCTTACCCTGCCCAAACTTGTTTGCGGGAGAAGAAAACATGCATGGCCGTTTTGAGTACACCGTGTTAGAATCCATGTATCAGGCGGTTGATGTGATGGTCAACATGGTCAAAATGAACGCCGAAAACCACCACTAG
- a CDS encoding Nif3-like dinuclear metal center hexameric protein produces the protein MTKVSDIIQLLQRHFPEEIASSGDPIGIQLGSKEQLVTKIMTTLDVRMQVVDEAIDQGVNLIISHHPLIFRPAPNLDFADPQNAIYAKLIKHGITVYAIHTNSDKAQDGSSDWQAEELDLLDVEPFCPDDDGIAIGRKGRLHQSMTAEEFAYYVKEKLKIKLVRLITADNHKPISTVSFICGDGNKYWHQAVHDQLDAFITGDVYYHTGHDMIAAGLTVVDPGHYTEKIFKEKLAERLDQWLAAQGRAIPVVQSQVSTNPFQDFG, from the coding sequence ATGACCAAAGTTAGCGACATAATCCAGCTGCTGCAACGCCACTTCCCTGAAGAAATAGCTAGCAGCGGTGATCCAATAGGAATTCAGCTTGGATCAAAGGAACAATTAGTGACCAAAATCATGACCACCCTTGACGTCCGCATGCAGGTGGTTGACGAGGCCATTGACCAGGGTGTGAACCTAATTATTAGCCACCACCCGTTAATCTTCCGTCCAGCCCCCAACCTAGATTTTGCTGACCCGCAAAATGCCATTTATGCTAAGCTGATCAAACATGGAATTACCGTATATGCAATTCATACTAACTCCGACAAGGCCCAAGATGGTTCAAGTGATTGGCAGGCCGAAGAGTTAGATTTACTAGATGTTGAACCTTTCTGCCCTGATGACGATGGCATTGCAATTGGCCGCAAGGGTAGATTGCACCAGTCGATGACGGCAGAGGAATTTGCTTATTACGTTAAGGAAAAGCTGAAGATTAAGCTGGTACGTTTAATTACTGCTGATAATCACAAGCCGATTTCAACGGTCAGCTTTATCTGCGGTGATGGGAATAAGTACTGGCACCAAGCCGTTCATGACCAGCTGGATGCCTTCATTACTGGCGATGTCTATTACCATACGGGACATGATATGATTGCGGCCGGATTGACAGTGGTTGATCCTGGTCATTATACCGAAAAGATTTTTAAAGAAAAATTAGCTGAGCGCCTGGACCAGTGGCTAGCCGCGCAGGGCAGGGCCATACCCGTTGTCCAGTCACAGGTTTCAACTAATCCATTTCAAGATTTTGGTTAA
- a CDS encoding tRNA (adenine(22)-N(1))-methyltransferase encodes MNLRLKMLASMVDVGARIADIGTDHAYLPIELVKAGKVDFAIASDIAKGPLANAQADISQAGLSSKIATRLGPGLAPITVADQVDTVIIAGMGGKLMTQILAEAWFKGMSFATLVLEPNVGEPGVRQWLLDHDYTITAESIVAEAGHTYELIKARQARTKVELSPEEIYFGPFLLQTKSPVFIQKWRDQLSYHEKLLLNLNKAKNKDSVHIKQIKEEITMIKGVLDDQS; translated from the coding sequence GTGAATTTACGGTTAAAGATGCTAGCAAGCATGGTTGACGTGGGCGCCCGGATTGCCGATATCGGGACCGACCACGCCTACTTACCAATTGAATTAGTCAAGGCTGGTAAAGTCGATTTTGCCATCGCCAGCGACATTGCTAAGGGCCCCCTGGCCAACGCGCAGGCAGACATTAGCCAGGCGGGCCTCAGCTCCAAAATTGCGACTCGCTTGGGTCCAGGCCTTGCACCAATAACGGTAGCAGACCAGGTTGATACCGTCATTATTGCCGGAATGGGCGGCAAATTGATGACACAAATTTTAGCTGAGGCATGGTTTAAAGGAATGAGTTTTGCCACTTTGGTGCTAGAACCAAATGTGGGTGAACCTGGAGTCCGGCAGTGGCTGCTAGATCATGACTATACCATCACCGCTGAAAGCATTGTGGCTGAAGCTGGTCACACCTACGAACTAATCAAGGCCCGACAAGCCAGGACTAAGGTAGAATTAAGTCCGGAAGAGATTTACTTTGGCCCCTTTTTATTACAGACCAAAAGCCCCGTTTTTATCCAAAAATGGCGCGACCAGTTATCCTATCACGAAAAGCTACTGCTTAACCTAAATAAGGCTAAAAATAAGGATAGCGTCCATATCAAGCAAATTAAAGAAGAAATTACCATGATTAAAGGAGTACTAGATGACCAAAGTTAG